GCATCAGCACAGATTATTCCTCCCTGGGCAGTGATATGATGGCTGCTGTCTGGAACAAAGGCCCCTCTGCTCTACTGGCACACAAGGGGTTAAGGTGCGCGAACGCCCGAGCTGGCGTTGATGGTATTTCACGCGCAATGATTAACGATATTGATTCACGAAACATGCGGAATTGTAATGTTTTACTACCAAGGAGGAACAAAGAGCCGGGCTATCCTCCTCTAATTGATCGGTAGTCGCGCTGAAATAATGTAATTAACTACAGTAAAGGCTTTGTGCGCGGAATGACTCCTCTGCGCACTTACCGAATCATTAACTACTaactaaaaaaatgaaactgcctGAATCTACAAGCGCCAGAATGATGATTGATGTCGACAAAGCGCCTGCCCGCAAGAAAACAAGTCTGTCCAAATGTGGCTCTGAAGAAAGGGGAGCCTGCTTTCAACCTGATCAGAAACTTGGTTTTGAAGGGAGAGCGCCCCGCCCTCCTGGTCCTTATAACCAGAAAGCCTGTTTGCAGGACGCTCAAACATAACAGGAACACTGGAGACCACATCGACGTGCATGAACCAGTCCTGGAGACGAACTCTGGCTTCAAAGACTTTACGGATTACGCTGGTTGTTTCGCCTTTTTGACCGCAAGCAGAACGACCAGAAGTGGCCATGGATTTTCTCAATCACAACTATTTGAACGCGCGCAGCCCATATGACTATACTTTTAATTTCTGGAACGACTATCTCGGGCTGACGACGTTGGTTACGAAGAATAATAAGCTCAGCATGCCCCAGAACCCCAACTCCATCACCGAGTCCCTGAAAGCGACCCTGGGCTTGGACGATTCCCCGGCGTGTCCGTGCGTAATCGCGGGCGGCGTTGGAGAGAGCGGGCACATGGACTGCTGCTGCCCGTCCGGGAGCCCCCCGCCGGCCTCCATCCTGGACTTGAAGGAGCGTTTCTCGATACTGAGCCCCTTCCAGAACCAGCTCGGCGTCCAGCCTGAGCGAGAGGTGGGCTTCGGGGGGAGCTTCGCGGGGTTCGATCTGTTCGGCATGGAGAGGAAGATGCGCAAACCCGCTTCTCGGAGCAAGCAGGAGCCCAAAATCT
This window of the Pagrus major chromosome 18, Pma_NU_1.0 genome carries:
- the nanos1 gene encoding nanos homolog 1; the protein is MDFLNHNYLNARSPYDYTFNFWNDYLGLTTLVTKNNKLSMPQNPNSITESLKATLGLDDSPACPCVIAGGVGESGHMDCCCPSGSPPPASILDLKERFSILSPFQNQLGVQPEREVGFGGSFAGFDLFGMERKMRKPASRSKQEPKICVFCRNNGAPEEVYGSHVLKTPDGRVVCPILRAYTCPLCSANGDNAHTIKYCPLSKDQPSQRPLKGGRAVGGKRMKIF